From the Penicillium oxalicum strain HP7-1 chromosome V, whole genome shotgun sequence genome, one window contains:
- a CDS encoding putative maintenance of ploidy protein mob1, with product MSVPASPTPVPLSAPSPIEHAARSPPACSPSTSLSLSSSPPGVYQTTRVAYIPGLGPPSYLSPTVRALKQGVCGLTPPSNARTRAPFKPRSAAKGTSSYQLRQFAEATLGSGSLRKAVKLPEGEDLNEWLAVNVVDFYNQINLLYGSITEFCSPQSCPEMKATDEFEYLWQDSDKFKRPTKMSAPEYIEHLMSWVQGNVDNEQMFPSRIGVPFPKTFPSLLRQIFKRLYRVYAHIYCHHYPVVVHLGLEPHLNTSFKHYVLFIDEHKLASGKDYWGPLGDLVDSMLRSD from the exons ATGTCGGTTCCAGCTTCCCCTACCCCCGTCCCGCTGtctgctccttctcccatTGAGCATGCTGCTCGCTCTCCGCCGGCATGCAGTCCCTCGacgagcctgagcctgagcTCGAGCCCGCCGGGAGTCTACCAGACCACCCGCGTTGCCTATATTCCGGGCTTGGGTCCCCCTTCATATCTGTCACCAACAGTGCGCGCACTCAAACAAGGCGTATGTGGACTGACACCTCCCAGCAATGCGCGAACACGAGCTCCCTTCAAGCCCCGCTCCGCCGCCAAGGGTACCAGCAGCTACCAGTTGAGGCAGTTTGCCGAGGCCACCCTGGGCAGTGGGAGTCTACGCAAGGCTGTGAAGTTGCCCGAAGGCGAAGATCTGAATGAATGGCTGGCAGTCAATG TGGTCGACTTTTACAATCAGATCAACCTTCTCTACGGCTCCATTACCGAGTTCTGCTCCCCGCAATCATGTCCCGAGATGAAGGCAACGGATGA ATTCGAGTACCTCTGGCAAGACTCGGACAAGTTCAAGCGACCGACCAAGATGTCGGCCCCCGAATACATTGAGCACCTCATGAGCTGGGTCCAGGGCAACGTGGACAACGAGCAGATGTTCCCTAGTCGCATTG GTGTTCCTTTCCCCAAAACATTCCCCAGTCTACTGCGACAGATCTTCAAGCGTCTGTACCGCGTCTACGCCCACATTTATTGTCATCACTACCCCGTCGTGGTGCACTTGGGCCTCGAACCCCACCTGAACACTAGTTTCAAACACTATgtcctcttcatcgatgaGCACAAGTTGGCGAGTGGGAAGGATTATTGGGGGCCGTTGGGCGACCTGGTGGACAGCATGCTGCGCAGTGACTGA
- a CDS encoding 2-(3-amino-3-carboxypropyl)histidine synthase subunit 1: MEEATNNAGSQMRQPKKRFVGRRTAEAQSHKDTSSQADVESTAVQTAAPRRTTRTLNQVPAEILDDPEIQAAIELLPKNYSFEIPKTIHRVRSSGAKRVALQFPEGLLIFATTISDILTQFCPGIETLIMGDVTYGACCIDDYTARALGCDLLVHYAHSCLIPVDVTKIKTLYIFVDISIDTSHLIATLERNFKPGQTIATVGTIQFNATLHGLKPVLERAGFRVVVPQIMPLSKGEILGCTSPQLPESEIDLLLYLGDGRFHLESAMIHNPSIPAYRYDPYSRTLTRESYDHDEMHTIRRDAIATAKSAKKWGIILGSLGRQGNPNTMAMIERHLAERGIPVVNLLLSEIFPGKLASMSDVECWVQIACPRLSIDWGYAFSRPLLTPYEALIALDVRENWDKANKGVYPMDFYAKEGLGRTKPEQAIRAA; the protein is encoded by the exons ATGGAGGAAGCCACAAACAATGCGGGCAGTCAAATGCGACAGCCCAAGAAGAGGTTTGTCGGTCGGCGCACAGCCGAAGCCCAGTCTCACAAGGATACCTCAAGCCAAGCCGATGTTGAGTCAACGGCTGTACAGACAG CTGCCCCAAGGAGGACAACTCGAACACTCAACCAAGTCCCCGCGGAGATTCTGGACGACCCCGAGATCCAAGCCGCGATCGAACTGCTGCCCAAGAACTACTCCTTCGAGATCCCCAAGACCATCCACCGCGTCCGCTCCTCAGGTGCCAAGCGCGTCGCACTGCAGTTCCCCGAGGGTCTTTTGATATTCGCCACCACCATTTCGGACATTTTGACTCAATTCTGCCCGGGCATTGAGACCTTGATCATGGGAGACGTGACCTACGGAGCATGCTGTATTGACGATTATACGGCGCGAGCCCTGGGTTGCGACCTGCTCGTCCATTACGCACACAGTTGCTTGATCCCCGTGGACGTGACCAAGATCAAAACGCTGTACATCTTCGTCGACATCAGCATCGACACAAGCCACCTGATCGCTACCCTCGAGCGCAACTTCAAGCCCGGCCAGACCATCGCCACCGTCGGCACCATCCAATTCAACGCCACGCTTCACGGCCTCAAGCCGGTCTTGGAGCGCGCTGGCTTCCGCGTCGTGGTCCCGCAAATCATGCCCTTGTCCAAGGGTGAGATTCTAGGCTGCACCTCCCCTCAGCTGCCAGAATCCGAGATCGACCTTCTCTTATACCTCGGAGATGGCCGCTTCCATCTAGAGTCCGCCATGATTCACAATCCCTCCATCCCAGCCTATCGATATGATCCTTACTCGCGAACACTCACTCGCGAGTCCTACGATCACGACGAGATGCACACCATTCGCCGCGATGCCATCGCCACCGCTAAATCAGCCAAAAAATGGGGCATTATTCTGGGATCCCTTGGACGACAGGGTAACCCCAACACCATGGCCATGATCGAACGTCATCTCGCCGAACGCGGGATCCCCGTCGTCAATCTTCTCCTCAGCGAGATCTTCCCCGGCAAGCTAGCTTCCATGTCCGACGTCGAATGTTGGGTGCAGATTGCCTGTCCTCGACTGAGCATTGATTGGGGGTATGCATTTTCTCGCCCATTGTTGACCCCTTACGAGGCGCTTATTGCTCTCGACGTACGGGAAAATTGGGACAAGGCGAACAAGGGTGTTTATCCGATGGATTTCTATGCCAAGGAAGGTTTGGGCCGAACGAAGCCCGAGCAGGCCATTCGTGCCGCTTAA
- a CDS encoding Required for respiratory growth protein 9, whose protein sequence is MATQCMASSKVALPSFLRRVFQSEFNSCHGPRSSLNLHGSRSSKQLPRRPFSSSVRIRQLQITPSPEIIATSAPSSSAPQPSPPATTSSPAAGLSSSPSTIAESPSDRSGRVGHKSGSTKGRAGSKSAKRDSERTISGKGNKADQSKSVPKVMLKAEPWRIQKDALEKKFPQGWNPPKRLSPDALEGIRHLHATAPEQFTTAVLAEEFKVSPEAIRRILKSRWRPSETEAETRRKRWEKRHERIWSRMAELGLRPSTKASRPYSDANTLYKPGEREF, encoded by the coding sequence ATGGCAACCCAATGTATGGCCTCGTCCAAGGTGGCCTTGCCTTCGTTTCTCCGAAGAGTTTTCCAATCTGAGTTCAATTCCTGTCATGGACCTCGCTCGTCTCTCAACCTCCATGGCTCCCGTTCCTCGAAACAGCTGCCACGACGACCTTTCTCCTCCAGTGTTAGGATTCGCCAACTCCAGATAACTCCATCTCCCGAAATCATCGCAACATCAGCCCCATCGTCTTCCGCCCCTCAGCCCTCTCCTCCTGCGACAACCTCCTCACCCGCCGCTGGTTTGAGTTCGAGTCCCAGTACGATCGCGGAATCACCCTCCGATCGATCCGGTCGCGTCGGGCACAAATCGGGCTCTACGAAAGGGAGGGCGGGAAGTAAGTCAGCGAAGCGGGATTCAGAACGAACGATCTCGGGAAAGGGGAACAAGGCAGATCAGTCCAAGTCGGTCCCCAAGGTCATGTTGAAGGCGGAACCCTGGCGGATTCAAAAAGATGccctggaaaagaaattcccACAAGGGTGGAATCCTCCCAAGAGACTGTCGCCTGATGCGCTTGAGGGTATTCGACATCTACATGCCACCGCCCCGGAACAGTTCACGACCGCCGTCCTGGCGGAGGAATTCAAAGTCTCTCCGGAGGCCATCCGCCGTATCTTGAAGAGCCGGTGGAGGCCATCCGAGACGGAGGCAGAGACCCGTCGCAAGCGATGGGAGAAGCGCCACGAACGAATTTGGAGTCGTATGGCTGAGCTCGGTCTTCGGCCATCAACTAAAGCTTCCCGCCCATACTCCGATGCCAACACACTATACAAGccgggagagagagagttctAG
- a CDS encoding Hydroxymethylglutaryl-CoA lyase — translation MASYSRLRLLSTLRVPLAKRCYSTESRLASDHVRIVEVGARDGLQNEKKSISMETKLELIRRLAKTGVTTIEAGSFVPAKWVPQMASTAEICEHLLTSPPPSQSTIAYNYLVPNIKGLESLVKIMEAKGVSAGSPSSDSQSATTTEVSLFAAATESFSKANTNCTIAESLERIKPIVALAKNKNIRVRGYVSVALGCPYEGPEVSPSKVADITATLLEMGADEVSVADTTGMGTAPRTLELLKALKAAGIANSDLALHFHDTYGQALVNTIVGLEHGIRIFDSSVGGLGGCPYSKGATGNVSTEDLVHTIHSLGMHTGISLEEMSRIGAWISEELGRANDSRAGKATMARLMESK, via the exons ATGGCGAGTTACTCTCGTTTGCGTCTACTCTCGACTCTCAGAGTGCCTCTTGCCAAACGCTGCTACTCGACCGAATCGCGGTTAGCCTCGGACCATGTTCGCATCGTCGAAGTTGGTGCTCGTGATGGGTTGCAGAACGAGAAAAAGTCCATCTCAATGGAAACGAAATTGGAATTGATTCGAAGACTGGCTAAGACGGGTGTCACTACTATTGAAGCTGGCTCGTTTGTCCCCGCAAAATGGGTGCCGCAG ATGGCCAGCACGGCTGAGATCTGTGAACACCTTTTGACCTCCCCCCCGCCATCTCAAAGCACAATTGCCTACAATTATTTAGTCCCCAACATCAAGGGACTGGAGAGTCTCGTGAAGATCATGGAAGCCAAGGGGGTCTCAGCAGGGTCGCCCAGCTCGGATTCACAGTCTGCTACTACCACGGAAGTCTCCCTGTTCGCGGCAGCCACGGAGTCTTTCTCCAAGGCCAACACCAATTGTACCATTGCCGAGTCATTGGAACGCATCAAACCCATTGTTGCCTTGGCCAAGAATAAAAACATCCGCGTGCGAGGATACGTCTCGGTCGCGCTGGGCTGCCCCTACGAAGGTCCCGAAGTGAGCCCGTCGAAAGTGGCCGACATCACCGCAACTCTGTTAGAGATGGGAGCAGATGAGGTGTCCGTGGCCGACACCACCGGAATGGGAACAGCACCGCGTACCCTGGAACTATTGAAGGCCCTCAAGGCGGCCGGTATCGCCAATAGCGATCTGGCTCTTCATTTCCACGATACATACGGCCAGGCCTTGGTAAACACCATCGTCGGCCTGGAGCACGGCATTCGGATCTTCGATAGCAGTGTCGGAGGATTGGGCGGCTGCCCATACTCCAAAGGTGCTACCGGGAACGTTTCTACCGAGGACCTCGTCCACACAATTCACAGTCTCGGAATGCACACCGGGATCAGCTTGGAAGAGATGTCTCGAATTGGCGCCTGGATCAGCGAGGAGCTGGGCCGCGCAAATGACAGTCGAGCTGGCAAGGCCACCATGGCCCGATTGATGGAGTCTAAGTAA
- a CDS encoding Succinate dehydrogenase assembly factor 4, which produces MAGPVTRGATWFLWLGDRSGMIDRLRSGLVILLRSSFAFLPFAPPRSSVDIFLTSTITTQKMFRPLTFVHVPARLATSMSRRAARPLSTSAILRQTRDGGKPTFGFKDAPAPPRLPKEEQDIFEELQRRSTGAFSTPQVNQSPQSDSQPTINAKGNGEELHPDAPKGLKPEFEGEKNPKTGEIGGPKNEPLRWGSGGDWSYGGRVTDF; this is translated from the coding sequence ATGGCTGGACCCGTGACCCGCGGCGCCACCTGGTTCCTGTGGCTCGGAGATCGCTCGGGAATGATTGATCGCCTCCGATCTGGACTTGTGATCCTGCTTCGATCGTCCTTTgcatttcttccttttgcTCCTCCCCGTTCATCGGTTGACATCTTCCTCACGAGTACAATCACCACCCAAAAAATGTTCAGGCCTCTCACCTTCGTCCACGTTCCCGCCCGCCTCGCGACATCCATGAGCCGACGGGCAGCTCGACCActctccacctccgccaTCCTGCGCCAAACAAGAGATGGCGGCAAGCCGACATTTGGATTCAAGGACGCCCCGGCTCCTCCCCGTCTGCCTAAGGAGGAACAGGATATTTTCGAGGAGCTTCAGCGCCGCTCAACAGGCGCATTTAGTACCCCGCAAGTCAACCAGTCGCCGCAATCCGATTCCCAGCCCACCATCAATGCCAAGGGCAATGGCGAAGAGCTCCATCCCGACGCGCCAAAGGGTCTGAAGCCCGAATTCGAAGGCGAAAAGAACCCCAAAACAGGCGAAATTGGCGGCCCCAAAAATGAGCCGCTGCGATGGGGCTCCGGTGGCGATTGGAGTTATGGAGGCCGAGTCACGGATTTCTGA
- a CDS encoding Acetylornithine aminotransferase, with protein sequence MAALRVAARRLPGHSRLSPSFPSSLVSVSQRRFAATANVAQDVKQQVQKESTLPNPDPAPDSLTASFINERTPFMVPTYVRPAPMMMKGQGCYLWDMENRRYLDFTSGIAVNSLGHCDPEVAQIVAEQAETLVHASNLYHNPWTGALSQILINLTRESGAMRDASQVFICNSGTEANEAAIKFARKVGRSIDPSGAKHELVSFHNSFHGRTMGALSATPNPKYQTPFAPMIPGFKYGNYNDVEQLQTLITENTCGVIVEPIQGEGGVNVAKPEFLVALRKRCDEVGAVLVFDEIQCGLSRTGSFWAHGHPSLAPASGEAAHPDILTTAKALGNGIPIGATIVSGKTVASHIKTGDHGTTFGGNPLACRAAYHIVARLADSELQRGVEEKSAVFTSGFQALREKFPHAISEVRGRGLILGLQLSPEYTAKAADIITAARERGLLIITAGEGCIRFVPPLTITEEQIQTGLNILEQAMASVVSEA encoded by the exons ATGGCCGCTCTTCGTGTGGCTGCTCGCCGTCTGCCTGGCCACTCTCGACTCTCTCCCTCGTTTCCATCATCTCTGGTCTCAGTGAGTCAGCGTCGGTTTGCGGCAACGGCCAATGTTGCCCAGGATGTGAAGCAGCAAGTACAG AAGGAGTCTACCTTGCCCAACCCTGATCCTGCGCCAGACTCGCTGACGGCCTCGTTTATCAATGAGCGTACTCCCTTCATGGTGCCCACTTATGTGCGCCCGgctccgatgatgatgaagggaCAAGGCTGTTATCTGTGGGATATGGAGAATCGACGCTATTTGGATTTCACTTCTGGAATCGCGGTCAACTCTCTGGGTCATTGCGACCCAGAGGTGGCCCAAATTGTCGCAGAACAG gCCGAGACATTGGTTCACGCTTCGAACCTCTATCACAACCCGTGGACCGGCGCTCTCAGCCAGATTCTCATCAATCTGACCCGCGAGTCCGGCGCAATGCGTGATGCCTCCCAAGTTTTCATCTGCAACTCCGGCACGGAGGCCAATGAGGCGGCAATCAAATTTGCTCGCAAGGTTGGCCGATCCATTGACCCCTCCGGTGCCAAGCACGAACTTGTCTCCTTCCACAACTCGTTCCACGGCCGCACGATGGGTGCACTCTCGGCGACCCCCAACCCGAAGTACCAGACCCCCTTCGCGCCCATGATCCCCGGCTTCAAGTACGGCAACTACAACGATGTTGAGCAGCTACAGACTCTCATCACCGAAAACACCTGCGGTGTGATTGTTGAGCCCATTCAGGGTGAGGGTGGTGTGAATGTCGCCAAGCCCGAGTTCTTGGTTGCGCTTCGTAAGCGCTGCGACGAGGTCGGCGCTGTGCTGGTCTTCGATGAGATTCAATGTGGTCTCTCTCGCACTGGTAGTTTCTGGGCGCACGGCCACCCATCTCTTGCCCCGGCCTCTGGGGAAGCTGCGCACCCCGATATCTTGACTACCGCCAAGGCTCTGGGTAACGGCATCCCCATTGGCGCGACCATTGTCTCCGGCAAGACCGTCGCATCCCACATCAAGACTGGTGACCACGGCACGACTTTTGGGGGTAACCCTCTGGCCTGCCGAGCTGCCTACCACATCGTCGCCCGTCTCGCAGACTCTGAGCTTCAGCGCGGGGTGGAAGAGAAGTCCGCCGTCTTTACCTCGGGATTCCAGGCCTTGCGAGAGAAGTTCCCTCATGCCATCTCTGAAGTTCGTGGCCGCGGCTTGATCCTGGGACTGCAGCTGTCTCCCGAATATACTGCTAAAGCTGCCGATATCATCACCGCCGCCCGCGAGCGCGGGTTGCTGATCATCACTGCCGGGGAGGGATGCATTCGTTTTGTCCCTCCGTTGACCATTACCGAAGAGCAGATTCAAACGGGCCTGAACATTCTGGAGCAGGCCATGGCTTCTGTTGTGTCCGAGGCTTAA
- a CDS encoding ATP synthase subunit 5: MMSARVARSGLRAAQQFSVARPAFNGLRTYATPAQDVRPPVALFGVDGTYATALYTASSKSSALEQTAKAMASLGQTLKADPKLVTILGAPTLSQADKQEIIKELHKLAGADKGDILKNFLQTLAENNRLGSLEGVCEKFNTLMGAHRGEVELNITSAQELDAKTISRLEKAVAKSEFSQGKKLKVITKVNPDLVGGLVVEIGDRTIDLSVSSKIAKMNKALTDAL; the protein is encoded by the exons ATGATGTCCGCTCGTGTCGCCCGCTCCGGCCTGCGCGCCGCCCAGCAGTTCTCGGTCGCCCGCCCGGCCTTCAATGGCCTGCGCACCTATGCCACTCCGGCCCAGGACGTTCGCCCTCCCGTCGCCCTGTTCGGCGTTGACGGCACCTACGCTACTGCTCTG TACACTGCTTCCTCCAAGTCCTCTGCTCTCGAGCAGACCGCCAAGGCTATGGCTTCCCTCGGCCAGACCTTGAAGGCCGATCCCAAGCTGGTCACCATCCTCGGTGCCCCCACTCTCTCCCAGGCCGACAAGCaggagatcatcaaggagctCCACAAGCTCGCCGGTGCCGACAAGGGCGACATCCTCAAGAACTTCCTCCAGACCTTGGCCGAGAACAACCGTCTTGGTTCCCTCGAGGGTGTTTGCGAGAAGTTCAACACCCTGATGGGTGCTCACCGTGGTGAGGTTGAGCTGAACATCACTTCCGCTCAG GAACTTGATGCCAAGACCATCTCTCGCCTCGAGAAGGCCGTTGCCAAGTCCGAGTTCAGCCagggcaagaagctcaaggttATCACCAAGGTCAACCCCGACCTTGTTGGTGGACTTGTCGTTGAGATCGGTGACCGCACTATCGACCTGAGCGTTTCCTCCAAGATCGCCAAGATGAACAAGGCTCTGACCGATGCCCTCTAA